In the Piscinibacter sp. XHJ-5 genome, one interval contains:
- the guaB gene encoding IMP dehydrogenase, with the protein MRLLGKALTFDDVLLVPAFSQVLPRDTSLSTSLSRNIRLNLPLVSAAMDTVTEARLAIAIAQEGGIGIVHKNLTPKQQAAEVARVKRYESGVLRDPITVTPDTPVRQVIELSRQHGVSGFPVLDGTRVAGIVTNRDLRFETRLDAPVRDIMTPRERLVTVGEGATLQEGKALMHRHKLERVLVVNDAFELRGLMTVKDITKQTSFPNAARDAHGKLRVGAAVGVGEGTEERVELLAKSGVDVLVVDTAHGHSAGVIDRVRWVKHNYPHVDVIGGNIATGAAARALLEAGADGVKVGIGPGSICTTRIVAGVGVPQITAIDNVATALKGSGVPLIADGGIRYSGDIAKAIAAGAHTVMMGGMFAGTEEAPGEIVLFQGRSYKSYRGMGSIGAMQQGSADRYFQDNTGANPNADKLVPEGIEGRVPYKGSMVSIVFQMAGGLRASMGYCGCASIDEMRNKAEFVEITSAGIRESHVHDVQITKEAPNYRME; encoded by the coding sequence ATGCGCCTTCTCGGCAAAGCGCTCACCTTCGACGACGTGTTGTTGGTGCCGGCCTTCTCCCAGGTGTTGCCTCGCGACACCAGCCTGTCGACCTCCCTCTCCCGCAACATCCGCCTGAACCTGCCGCTGGTGTCCGCCGCCATGGACACCGTGACCGAGGCGCGCCTGGCCATCGCCATCGCGCAAGAGGGCGGCATCGGCATCGTGCACAAGAACCTCACGCCGAAGCAGCAGGCGGCCGAGGTGGCGCGCGTCAAGCGCTACGAGTCGGGCGTGCTGCGCGACCCGATCACCGTCACGCCCGACACGCCGGTGCGCCAGGTCATCGAGCTGTCGCGCCAGCACGGCGTGTCCGGCTTTCCGGTGCTCGACGGCACGCGTGTCGCCGGCATCGTCACCAACCGCGACCTGCGCTTCGAGACCCGCCTCGACGCTCCGGTGCGCGACATCATGACCCCGCGCGAGCGGCTGGTCACCGTCGGCGAAGGCGCCACGCTGCAGGAAGGCAAGGCGCTGATGCACAGGCACAAGCTCGAGCGGGTGCTGGTGGTGAACGACGCCTTCGAGCTGCGCGGCCTGATGACAGTGAAGGACATCACCAAGCAGACGAGCTTTCCCAATGCCGCGCGCGATGCACACGGCAAGCTGCGCGTCGGCGCGGCGGTCGGCGTGGGCGAGGGCACCGAAGAGCGTGTCGAGCTGCTCGCCAAGTCGGGCGTCGACGTCCTCGTCGTCGACACCGCGCACGGCCACAGCGCCGGCGTGATCGATCGCGTGCGCTGGGTGAAGCACAACTACCCGCATGTCGACGTGATCGGCGGCAACATCGCCACCGGCGCCGCGGCGCGCGCGCTGCTCGAAGCCGGCGCCGACGGCGTCAAGGTCGGCATCGGCCCCGGCTCCATCTGCACCACCCGCATCGTGGCCGGCGTCGGGGTGCCGCAGATCACCGCCATCGACAACGTCGCCACCGCGCTCAAGGGCAGCGGCGTGCCGCTCATCGCCGACGGCGGCATCCGCTACTCCGGCGACATCGCCAAGGCCATCGCGGCCGGCGCGCACACGGTGATGATGGGCGGCATGTTCGCCGGCACCGAAGAAGCGCCCGGCGAGATCGTGCTGTTCCAGGGCCGCAGCTACAAGAGCTACCGCGGCATGGGCTCCATCGGGGCCATGCAGCAGGGCAGCGCGGACCGCTATTTCCAGGACAACACCGGCGCCAATCCCAACGCCGACAAGCTCGTGCCCGAAGGCATCGAGGGCCGGGTGCCCTACAAGGGGTCGATGGTGTCCATCGTGTTCCAGATGGCCGGCGGCCTGCGCGCGTCGATGGGCTATTGCGGCTGCGCCTCGATCGACGAGATGCGCAACAAGGCCGAGTTCGTCGAGATCACCTCGGCAGGCATCCGCGAGAGCCACGTGCACGACGTGCAGATCACCAAGGAAGCGCCGAACTACCGCATGGAGTGA
- a CDS encoding ABC transporter permease → MPKIVLLWSDVVVLLTAVAIAAYGWRIGRSPTQRATWARVFRDAPALCATVVLLMFFAVALLDSLHFRRALPPAPGVSQQQAYGTHTESVLDLLLARQLAGRETTYSAPLATRALVKDSIEVDGRAERVHPRLQFGGAHLHDDVAERGADIVRRAGAGMLGGLAVAAALAAAVAGAMAWRRGLRLAEAARLLLRNQTELPLRAALLTLLVLALVAGPTLVLAQDYHVFGTDRTGNDVFYQALKSIRTAFVIGTLSTLATLPFAMLFGILAGYLGGWVDEVIQYLYTTLSSVPNVLLIAACVLMMQVFIDKNPELFETGAERADVRLFLLCVILGVTGWATLCRLLRAETMKLRELDYVQAATAFGVGGARIMRRHVLPNVVHLIIITTVLDFSALVLYEAVLSYIGVGVDPAMNSFGGMINLARNEMSRDPLVWWSFAAAFGFMVALVLAANLFADAVRDAFDPRARLFRPRRILPARPQRAAG, encoded by the coding sequence ATGCCGAAGATCGTCCTGCTGTGGTCCGACGTGGTGGTGCTGCTGACGGCCGTCGCCATCGCCGCGTACGGCTGGCGCATCGGACGCAGCCCGACGCAGCGGGCGACCTGGGCCCGCGTCTTCCGCGACGCACCCGCCCTGTGTGCCACGGTGGTGCTGCTGATGTTCTTCGCCGTCGCGCTGCTGGACAGCCTGCACTTCCGGCGCGCGCTGCCGCCGGCGCCCGGCGTCTCGCAGCAGCAGGCGTACGGCACGCACACCGAGTCCGTGCTCGACCTCCTGCTGGCACGGCAGCTCGCCGGCCGCGAGACCACGTACTCGGCGCCGCTGGCCACCCGCGCGCTGGTCAAGGACAGCATCGAGGTCGACGGCCGCGCCGAGCGCGTCCATCCACGGCTGCAGTTCGGCGGTGCGCACCTGCACGACGACGTCGCCGAGCGCGGCGCCGACATCGTCCGCCGGGCGGGGGCGGGGATGCTGGGGGGCTTGGCGGTCGCCGCGGCCCTGGCCGCAGCCGTGGCAGGCGCCATGGCCTGGCGCCGCGGCCTGCGACTGGCCGAAGCCGCGCGCCTGCTGCTGCGCAACCAGACCGAGCTGCCGCTGCGCGCCGCGCTGCTCACGCTGCTGGTGCTGGCCCTGGTGGCGGGACCGACGCTGGTGCTGGCACAGGACTACCACGTGTTCGGCACCGACCGCACCGGCAACGACGTCTTCTATCAGGCGTTGAAGAGCATCCGCACGGCTTTCGTCATCGGCACGCTGTCGACGCTCGCGACGCTGCCCTTCGCGATGCTGTTCGGCATCCTCGCCGGCTACCTGGGCGGCTGGGTCGACGAAGTGATCCAGTACCTCTACACCACGCTGTCGTCGGTGCCCAATGTCCTGCTCATCGCAGCCTGCGTGCTGATGATGCAGGTGTTCATCGACAAGAACCCCGAGCTGTTCGAGACCGGTGCCGAGCGGGCCGACGTCCGGCTGTTCCTGCTGTGCGTGATCCTCGGGGTGACCGGCTGGGCGACGCTGTGCCGGCTGCTGCGCGCAGAGACGATGAAGCTGCGCGAGCTCGACTACGTGCAGGCGGCCACCGCCTTCGGCGTCGGCGGCGCCCGCATCATGCGGCGCCACGTCCTGCCCAATGTGGTGCACCTGATCATCATCACGACCGTGCTCGACTTCTCCGCGCTGGTGCTGTACGAGGCGGTGCTGTCGTACATCGGCGTCGGCGTGGATCCGGCGATGAACAGCTTCGGAGGCATGATCAACCTGGCGCGCAACGAGATGTCCCGCGATCCGCTGGTCTGGTGGTCCTTCGCCGCCGCCTTCGGCTTCATGGTGGCGCTGGTGCTCGCCGCCAACCTGTTCGCCGACGCCGTGCGCGACGCCTTCGACCCGCGCGCGCGGCTGTTCCGGCCGCGCCGGATCCTGCCGGCGCGACCGCAGCGAGCGGCAGGCTGA
- a CDS encoding ABC transporter permease → MLTYIVRRSLYGLLILIGVNLFTFVLFFTVNTPDDMARLNIGGKRVTQEQIDKWKVERGYDKPLYWNDARSGAARMTDTVFWERSVSLMALDFGRSDSRSATDIGHEIARRMVVSLQLAVPVFVLQVIASVAFALLLVFFKHSRIDFWGVVTCVLMLSISALFYIIVGQFLFSRVFRLVPISGFESGWDAVRFLALPVLLSLLSRLGGEGRLYRAMFLEEVGRDYVRTARAKGLAEPRVLLRHVLPNALIPIITSAGSYLPYVFLGSLVFESFFGIPGLGAYVIDAITGQDFAIVRSMVFVGSVLYIASYIVVDIAYTWVDPRVRLG, encoded by the coding sequence ATGCTGACGTACATCGTGCGCCGCAGCCTCTACGGACTGCTCATTCTCATCGGGGTGAACCTGTTCACCTTCGTGCTGTTCTTCACCGTCAACACGCCCGACGACATGGCGCGCCTGAACATCGGCGGCAAGCGCGTCACGCAGGAACAGATCGACAAATGGAAGGTGGAGCGCGGCTACGACAAGCCGCTCTACTGGAACGACGCGCGCAGCGGTGCAGCGCGGATGACCGACACCGTGTTCTGGGAGCGCTCGGTATCCCTGATGGCTCTGGACTTCGGCCGCTCCGATTCGCGCAGCGCGACCGACATCGGACACGAGATCGCCCGGCGCATGGTCGTGAGCCTGCAGCTCGCCGTGCCGGTGTTCGTGCTGCAGGTGATCGCCAGCGTGGCGTTTGCCCTGCTGCTGGTGTTCTTCAAGCACTCGCGCATCGACTTCTGGGGCGTCGTGACCTGCGTGCTGATGCTGTCGATCAGCGCGCTCTTCTACATCATCGTCGGCCAGTTCCTGTTCTCGCGCGTGTTCCGCCTGGTGCCCATCTCCGGCTTCGAGTCGGGATGGGATGCGGTGCGCTTCCTGGCGCTGCCGGTGCTGCTGTCGCTGCTGTCGCGCCTGGGTGGGGAAGGGCGGCTGTACCGGGCGATGTTCCTCGAGGAGGTCGGGCGTGACTACGTGCGCACGGCCCGCGCGAAGGGACTGGCCGAGCCCCGGGTGCTGTTGCGCCACGTGCTGCCGAATGCGCTGATCCCGATCATCACCAGCGCCGGCAGCTACCTGCCGTACGTGTTCCTGGGCAGCCTGGTCTTCGAGAGCTTCTTCGGGATACCCGGCCTGGGCGCCTACGTGATCGACGCCATCACCGGGCAGGACTTCGCGATCGTGCGGTCCATGGTATTCGTCGGCTCGGTGCTGTACATCGCCAGCTACATCGTCGTCGACATCGCCTACACCTGGGTCGATCCCCGGGTCAGGCTGGGCTGA
- a CDS encoding MFS transporter, producing the protein MTLPTTDLSPTAAKRPAAMRFIMLTVLIDMMAVGIIVPPLPALVGSFSSSKADQAFGYSAVVFAFGIANFFGSPILGALSDRFGRRPVLLLGFCGLALNFFATALSTALWMLIAVRLVGGAMQSNAAVANAYVADITPPEQRAQRFGMLGAMFGVGFILGPALGGWLGDIDLHLPFFVAGSLAIANLAYGWFVLPESLPADRRHPFEWKRANPLTSLRALTQLKGVGLLVVVIAFTGLAQFILYSTWVLYTTFKFGWTMRDNGASLAVVGLMSVLVQGVLLGRLLKRFSAQRLAIIGLVSSTLAYALYGAAPEGWMMYAIIIVNLLGFTVAASVQSLVSGAADARTQGRTMGAVSSLNSLMAVGGPLIGPPLLALVAHLPHGDWRIGTPFYVCAALQCVALVAAWLHFRGTRRARPAAQEAAGSNV; encoded by the coding sequence TTGACCCTCCCGACCACCGACCTGTCCCCGACCGCAGCGAAGCGTCCCGCGGCGATGCGCTTCATCATGCTGACGGTGCTGATCGACATGATGGCCGTCGGGATCATCGTGCCGCCGCTGCCCGCGCTGGTGGGCAGCTTCAGCAGCTCCAAGGCCGACCAGGCCTTCGGCTACAGCGCGGTGGTCTTTGCCTTCGGCATCGCCAACTTCTTCGGCTCGCCCATCCTCGGGGCGCTGTCCGACCGCTTCGGCCGCCGACCGGTCCTGCTGCTGGGCTTCTGCGGCCTGGCCCTCAACTTCTTCGCCACCGCGCTGAGCACGGCGCTGTGGATGCTGATCGCGGTGCGGCTGGTGGGCGGAGCGATGCAGTCGAATGCCGCGGTGGCCAACGCCTACGTCGCCGACATCACGCCGCCCGAGCAGCGCGCGCAGCGCTTCGGCATGCTGGGCGCCATGTTCGGCGTCGGCTTCATCCTCGGGCCGGCGCTCGGCGGCTGGCTGGGCGACATCGACCTGCACCTGCCGTTCTTCGTCGCCGGCAGCCTGGCGATCGCGAACCTGGCCTACGGCTGGTTCGTGCTCCCCGAATCGCTGCCGGCCGACCGCCGCCATCCCTTCGAATGGAAAAGGGCCAATCCGCTGACATCGCTGCGGGCGCTCACGCAGCTCAAGGGCGTGGGCCTGCTGGTCGTGGTGATCGCGTTCACGGGATTGGCGCAGTTCATCCTCTACAGCACCTGGGTGCTCTACACGACCTTCAAGTTCGGCTGGACCATGCGCGACAACGGCGCGTCGCTCGCGGTGGTCGGGCTGATGTCGGTGCTGGTGCAGGGCGTGCTGCTCGGCCGCCTGCTCAAGCGCTTCAGCGCGCAGCGGCTGGCGATCATCGGGCTGGTGTCGTCCACGCTGGCGTACGCCCTCTACGGCGCGGCCCCCGAGGGCTGGATGATGTACGCGATCATCATCGTCAACCTGCTCGGGTTCACGGTGGCTGCATCGGTGCAGAGCCTCGTGTCGGGCGCCGCCGACGCCCGCACCCAGGGCCGCACCATGGGCGCGGTCAGCTCGCTGAACAGCCTGATGGCCGTGGGCGGGCCGCTGATCGGACCGCCCCTGCTCGCCCTGGTGGCCCATCTTCCGCATGGCGACTGGCGCATCGGCACGCCGTTCTACGTGTGCGCGGCGCTGCAGTGCGTCGCGCTGGTCGCGGCCTGGCTCCACTTTCGCGGCACCCGCCGCGCCCGACCCGCAGCGCAGGAGGCTGCGGGCTCCAACGTCTGA
- the tadA gene encoding tRNA adenosine(34) deaminase TadA, protein MTPSDEHAMRIALDQAQNAWLVGEVPVGAVIMRAGQVIATGYNRPITENDPTAHAEIVALRHAATLLSNYRLPECELYVTLEPCAMCAMALMHARFKRVVFGAPDPKTGAAGSVVNLFAEPRLNHHTQVEGGLLAEDCGKVLRDFFAERRELYRQRRGTSTDAGEDTEPGPIPTGEAVEVDTPPPTS, encoded by the coding sequence ATGACGCCGTCCGACGAACATGCCATGCGCATCGCCCTCGACCAGGCGCAGAACGCCTGGCTCGTCGGCGAGGTGCCGGTGGGCGCGGTCATCATGCGCGCCGGGCAGGTCATCGCCACCGGCTACAACCGGCCCATCACCGAGAACGATCCGACCGCGCACGCCGAGATCGTCGCGCTGCGTCACGCGGCCACCCTGTTGTCGAACTACCGCTTGCCCGAATGCGAGCTGTACGTGACGCTGGAGCCGTGCGCGATGTGCGCCATGGCGCTGATGCACGCGCGCTTCAAGCGCGTGGTGTTCGGCGCGCCCGACCCGAAGACGGGCGCCGCCGGCTCGGTGGTGAACCTGTTCGCCGAGCCGCGGCTGAACCACCACACGCAGGTCGAGGGCGGCCTGCTGGCCGAGGACTGCGGCAAGGTGCTGCGCGACTTCTTCGCCGAGCGGCGCGAGCTGTATCGCCAGCGACGCGGCACGTCGACGGACGCAGGCGAGGACACCGAGCCCGGTCCGATTCCCACTGGCGAGGCGGTCGAGGTCGACACGCCGCCGCCCACGTCCTGA
- a CDS encoding LD-carboxypeptidase: protein MTATSLCLYTPAGVLKAATPLRRAARRLAGYGFDVQVDEAALARHQRFGGDDDTRLAALHRVAAGAPDIAFATRGGYGLTRLLDRIDWKRIARSVEKGTRWVGQSDLTALQLGLLAHADGVTWAGPLACDDFGGDAVDDITEACFREAMSGELEAIGFRTEAGFDGLQARGTLWGGNLCLVTSLLGTSHWPRRAARGGVLFLEDVNEHPYRIERGLLQLHQAGVLDQQKAVVLGAFSAWRPSPLDRGYSLKTVVAHLRSVTKTPILTGLPFGHVPTKVTMPVGTRVELLVNGRDVLIGWDHAHH, encoded by the coding sequence ATGACCGCCACCTCCTTGTGCCTTTACACGCCCGCCGGCGTGCTCAAGGCCGCCACCCCGCTGCGCCGCGCGGCCAGGCGCCTCGCCGGCTACGGCTTCGACGTGCAGGTCGACGAAGCGGCGCTGGCCCGGCACCAGCGCTTCGGCGGCGACGACGACACGCGCCTCGCGGCGCTGCACCGCGTCGCCGCCGGCGCACCCGACATCGCCTTCGCCACCCGCGGCGGCTACGGGCTCACGCGGCTGCTCGACCGCATCGACTGGAAGCGCATCGCGCGCAGTGTGGAGAAGGGCACGCGCTGGGTCGGCCAGAGTGACCTGACGGCACTGCAGCTGGGCCTGCTGGCGCATGCCGACGGGGTGACCTGGGCCGGACCGCTCGCCTGCGACGACTTCGGCGGCGACGCGGTGGACGACATCACCGAGGCCTGCTTTCGCGAGGCGATGAGCGGCGAGCTCGAGGCGATCGGCTTCCGTACCGAGGCCGGCTTCGATGGGTTGCAGGCGCGCGGCACGCTATGGGGCGGCAACCTCTGCCTGGTGACCTCGCTGCTCGGCACGTCGCACTGGCCGCGGCGCGCCGCCAGGGGCGGCGTGCTGTTCCTGGAGGACGTCAATGAGCATCCGTATCGCATCGAGCGGGGACTGCTGCAGCTGCACCAGGCAGGTGTGCTCGACCAGCAGAAGGCCGTCGTGCTGGGCGCGTTCAGCGCCTGGCGCCCGTCGCCGCTGGACCGGGGCTATTCGCTCAAGACGGTGGTCGCGCATCTGCGCTCGGTGACCAAAACGCCCATCCTCACCGGTCTGCCGTTCGGCCACGTGCCGACCAAGGTCACGATGCCGGTCGGCACACGTGTCGAGCTGCTCGTGAACGGGCGCGACGTGCTGATCGGCTGGGACCACGCGCACCACTGA
- a CDS encoding ABC transporter substrate-binding protein has product MGRKTLAILALVGLALLGACDNSPHPRGSERSNTLFVAFQERTPHHLDPTASYSLNETPYLLSVYETLYAYHYLKRPYTLVPRLATEIVAPRYLDRNGQPLPADAPGEQVAESVYDVRIRPGVMYAPHPAFAKTPAGEYRYHAMKAEDAADKHTPFDFKDTGTREVVAEDFVYAVKRHATTRIEAPVYGVFAEHVVGLREYGPLIRAEDAKLRQGLDPAALDKPFLDFRRFPLEGATAPERHLLRLRIKGKYPQWKYWMTMPFLSPVPWEADRFYAQPGMAKNGLSLDTWPVGTGPFVLTQYEQDRRLVLERNPVFRGVPYPCEGMPEDRAAGLLDDCGKSMPFVDKLVFEVEKDKTPLRAKFVQGFLDVPEIERSDWGPDFLADAADSDDVRRQFEARGQRFPKSIEPSNWYLGFNWLDPVVGKGDTPEQQLRNRKLRHALSIAIDWEEGYGRVFTQKAGEAAHGPVPPGVFGTRHGTVEGHNPVTHRVVNGQVVRRSLDEARQLLAEAGYPQGRDVKTGRPLVINYDYQRVPTPEFKAELDWMVRQFAKIGVQLEIRATDYNQFQEKMLKGKQQVFWWGWNADYPDPENFLFLLYGPNSKARFEGENAANYENPEFDRRYRQAAQLDDGPQRQKLIDEMVAIAQQDAPWAWGYFPYSGGAFQQWIPNGKFGIFVYDHTLYYRVDAALRAARQAQWNRPVWWPLVLIALAALWLGWAARRAFAARERAVALPAGTRG; this is encoded by the coding sequence ATGGGCCGCAAGACGCTCGCGATATTGGCGCTGGTGGGCCTGGCCCTGCTGGGTGCCTGCGACAACAGCCCGCATCCGCGGGGCAGCGAGCGCAGCAACACGCTGTTCGTCGCCTTCCAGGAGCGCACGCCGCACCACCTGGACCCGACCGCCTCGTATTCACTCAACGAGACGCCGTACCTGCTGTCGGTGTACGAGACGCTCTACGCCTATCACTACCTCAAGCGGCCGTACACGCTGGTGCCGCGGCTGGCCACCGAGATCGTCGCGCCGCGCTACCTGGACAGGAACGGCCAGCCGCTGCCGGCCGATGCTCCCGGCGAGCAGGTGGCCGAAAGCGTTTACGACGTGCGCATCCGGCCGGGTGTGATGTACGCGCCGCATCCGGCGTTCGCCAAGACGCCGGCCGGCGAGTACCGCTATCACGCGATGAAAGCGGAGGACGCCGCCGACAAGCACACGCCCTTCGATTTCAAGGACACCGGCACGCGCGAGGTCGTCGCGGAGGATTTCGTCTATGCGGTGAAGCGGCACGCGACGACACGCATCGAGGCGCCGGTGTACGGCGTGTTCGCCGAGCACGTCGTCGGCCTCAGGGAATACGGCCCGCTGATCCGCGCCGAGGACGCGAAGCTGCGCCAGGGGCTGGACCCGGCGGCGCTCGACAAGCCCTTCCTCGATTTCCGCCGCTTCCCGCTCGAAGGCGCGACGGCGCCCGAGCGGCATCTGCTGCGCCTGCGCATCAAGGGCAAGTACCCTCAGTGGAAGTACTGGATGACGATGCCGTTCCTCTCACCGGTCCCCTGGGAGGCCGACCGGTTCTATGCGCAGCCCGGCATGGCGAAGAACGGCCTGTCGCTGGACACCTGGCCGGTCGGCACCGGGCCGTTCGTGCTCACGCAGTACGAGCAGGACCGGCGACTGGTGCTGGAGCGCAACCCGGTCTTCCGCGGCGTGCCGTATCCCTGCGAAGGCATGCCCGAGGACCGTGCCGCGGGCCTGCTGGACGATTGCGGCAAGTCCATGCCCTTTGTCGACAAGCTGGTGTTCGAGGTCGAGAAGGACAAGACGCCGCTGCGCGCCAAGTTCGTGCAGGGCTTCCTTGACGTGCCGGAGATCGAGCGCTCCGACTGGGGGCCCGACTTCCTTGCCGATGCGGCCGACTCCGATGATGTCCGGCGCCAGTTCGAAGCGCGCGGGCAGCGCTTTCCGAAGAGCATCGAGCCCAGCAACTGGTACCTCGGCTTCAACTGGCTGGACCCCGTGGTCGGCAAGGGCGACACGCCCGAGCAGCAGCTGCGCAACCGAAAGCTGCGCCATGCCCTGTCGATCGCCATCGACTGGGAGGAAGGCTACGGGCGCGTCTTCACGCAGAAGGCCGGCGAGGCCGCGCACGGTCCGGTCCCGCCGGGCGTGTTCGGCACGCGGCACGGCACGGTGGAGGGGCACAACCCGGTGACGCACCGTGTGGTCAACGGCCAGGTCGTGCGCCGCTCGCTCGACGAGGCCAGGCAGTTGCTCGCCGAAGCCGGCTATCCGCAGGGCCGCGACGTGAAGACCGGACGGCCGCTGGTCATCAACTACGACTACCAGCGCGTGCCCACGCCGGAATTCAAGGCCGAGCTGGACTGGATGGTCAGGCAGTTCGCCAAGATCGGCGTGCAGTTGGAGATCCGCGCCACCGACTACAACCAGTTCCAGGAAAAGATGCTGAAGGGCAAGCAGCAGGTGTTCTGGTGGGGCTGGAACGCCGACTACCCGGATCCCGAGAACTTCCTCTTCCTGCTCTACGGACCCAATTCGAAAGCGCGCTTCGAGGGCGAGAACGCAGCCAACTACGAAAACCCCGAGTTCGACCGCCGCTACCGCCAGGCCGCCCAGCTCGACGACGGGCCGCAGCGGCAGAAGCTCATCGACGAGATGGTCGCCATTGCGCAGCAGGATGCGCCGTGGGCCTGGGGCTACTTCCCTTATTCGGGCGGGGCGTTCCAGCAGTGGATTCCCAACGGCAAGTTCGGCATCTTCGTCTACGACCACACGCTGTACTACCGCGTCGATGCGGCGCTGCGCGCGGCCCGGCAGGCGCAATGGAACCGGCCGGTGTGGTGGCCGCTCGTGCTCATCGCGCTGGCCGCGCTCTGGCTCGGATGGGCCGCGCGGCGCGCCTTCGCTGCACGCGAGCGGGCGGTGGCGCTGCCGGCCGGCACGCGAGGCTGA
- the guaA gene encoding glutamine-hydrolyzing GMP synthase → MHDKILILDFGSQVTQLIARRVREAHVYCEIHPNDVSDDFLREFNPKGVILSGSHASTYEDQELRAPQAVWELGVPVLGICYGMFTMTVQLGGEVEASSHREFGYAEVRAHGHTELLRAIEDFRTGEGHGMLKVWMSHGDKVTRLPPGFKLMASTPSCPIAGIADEARRYYGVQFHPEVTHTVQGRELLDRFVLGICGARPDWVMGNYIDEAVARIREQVGSEEVILGLSGGVDSSVAAALIHRAIGDQLTCVFVDHGLLRLNEGAMVMEMFAGRLHAKVVHVDASEQFLGHLSGVADPEAKRKIIGREFVEVFQREAKKLKSAKWLAQGTIYPDVIESGGAKTKKATTIKSHHNVGGLPETLGLKLLEPLRELFKDEVRELGVALGLPHDMVYRHPFPGPGLGVRILGEVKKSYADLLRRADAIFIEELRNTTDPVSGKTWYELTSQAFTVFLPVKSVGVMGDGRTYDHVVALRAVQTSDFMTADWAELPYSLLKRVSGRIINEVRGINRVTYDVSSKPPATIEWE, encoded by the coding sequence ATGCACGACAAGATCCTCATCCTCGACTTCGGCTCCCAGGTCACCCAGCTCATTGCGCGGCGCGTGCGCGAGGCGCACGTCTACTGCGAGATCCATCCCAACGACGTCAGCGACGACTTCCTCCGCGAGTTCAACCCCAAGGGCGTCATCCTGTCGGGCAGCCATGCCAGCACCTACGAGGATCAGGAGCTGCGCGCGCCGCAGGCGGTCTGGGAGCTGGGCGTGCCGGTGCTGGGTATCTGCTACGGCATGTTCACGATGACGGTGCAGCTGGGCGGCGAGGTGGAAGCGAGCTCGCATCGCGAGTTCGGCTACGCCGAAGTGAGGGCGCATGGGCACACCGAGCTGCTGCGTGCCATCGAGGACTTCCGCACCGGCGAGGGCCACGGCATGCTCAAGGTGTGGATGAGCCACGGCGACAAGGTGACCAGGCTGCCGCCGGGATTCAAGCTGATGGCGTCGACGCCGAGCTGTCCGATCGCCGGCATCGCCGACGAGGCGCGCCGCTACTACGGCGTGCAGTTCCACCCCGAGGTCACGCACACGGTGCAGGGCCGCGAGCTGCTCGACCGCTTCGTGCTGGGCATCTGCGGCGCCAGGCCCGACTGGGTGATGGGCAACTACATCGACGAAGCGGTAGCGCGCATCCGCGAGCAGGTCGGCAGCGAGGAGGTCATCCTGGGCCTGTCGGGCGGGGTCGACTCCAGCGTCGCCGCGGCGCTCATCCATCGCGCGATCGGCGACCAGCTCACCTGCGTGTTCGTCGACCACGGCTTGCTGCGCCTCAATGAAGGGGCGATGGTGATGGAGATGTTCGCCGGCCGCCTGCACGCGAAGGTGGTGCACGTCGACGCCAGCGAGCAGTTTCTCGGCCACCTGTCCGGCGTGGCCGATCCCGAGGCCAAGCGCAAGATCATCGGCCGCGAGTTCGTCGAGGTGTTCCAGCGCGAAGCGAAGAAGCTCAAGTCCGCGAAGTGGCTGGCGCAGGGCACCATCTACCCCGACGTCATCGAAAGCGGCGGCGCCAAGACGAAGAAGGCGACGACGATCAAGAGCCACCACAATGTCGGCGGCCTGCCCGAGACGCTGGGGCTCAAGCTGCTCGAGCCGCTGCGCGAGCTGTTCAAGGACGAGGTGCGCGAGCTGGGCGTGGCGCTGGGCCTGCCGCACGACATGGTGTACCGCCACCCCTTCCCGGGCCCGGGGCTCGGCGTGCGCATCCTCGGCGAGGTGAAGAAAAGCTACGCCGACCTGCTGCGCCGCGCCGACGCCATCTTCATCGAGGAGCTGCGCAACACCACCGACCCGGTCAGCGGCAAGACCTGGTACGAGCTCACCAGCCAGGCCTTCACCGTGTTCCTGCCGGTCAAGAGCGTCGGCGTGATGGGCGACGGCCGCACCTACGACCACGTGGTCGCGCTGCGCGCGGTGCAGACCAGCGACTTCATGACGGCCGACTGGGCCGAGTTGCCGTACAGCCTGCTCAAGCGGGTGTCGGGGCGCATCATCAACGAGGTGCGCGGGATCAACCGTGTCACTTACGATGTGTCGAGCAAGCCGCCTGCCACCATCGAATGGGAATGA